One genomic segment of Ricinus communis isolate WT05 ecotype wild-type chromosome 5, ASM1957865v1, whole genome shotgun sequence includes these proteins:
- the LOC8283422 gene encoding transmembrane emp24 domain-containing protein p24delta9 — MAKLNLLIITVLGFILTIAESMRFDLNSGHTKCISEDIKSNSMTVGKYSIVNPNDGSPLPDTHKLTVKATSPYGSSYHYGDHVESGNFAFTAAEAGDYTTCFWAIEHRPEVTLTIDFEWRTGVAAKDWSKVAKKGQIEIMELELKKLLDTVTSIHDEMFYLREREEEMQQLNRSTNSRMASLSLLSLVVCVSVAGLQLWHLKRYFERKKLL, encoded by the exons atggcaaaattaaatcttttaattattacagTTTTAGGATTCATTCTTACAATTGCAGAATCAATGCGGTTCGATCTGAATTCAGGCCATACAAAATGCATATCAGAGGATATAAAGAGCAATTCAATGACTGTTGGCAAGTACAGCATTGTTAATCCTAATGACGGTTCTCCTCTTCCTGATACCCATAAGCTCACTGTTAAG GCGACATCTCCATATGGGAGCTCTTATCATTATGGGGATCATGTGGAATCTGGTAATTTTGCATTTACTGCAGCTGAGGCTGGTGACTACACAACTTGCTTTTGGGCAATTGAACATAGACCAGAAGTTACCTTGACGATTGATTTTGAATGGAGAACTGGTGTTGCTGCTAAGGATTGGTCTAAAGTTGCTAAGAAAGGACAAATAGAA ATTATGGAACTTGAGTTGAAAAAATTGTTGGACACGGTCACATCCATTCATGATGAGATGTTTTATCTTCGTGAGAG GGAGGAGGAAATGCAGCAACTGAATAGATCAACAAACTCCAGAATGGCCAGCCTCAGTTTGCTTTCTCTAGTTGTTTGTGTATCAGTTGCTGGTTTGCAGCTGTGGCATCTGAAGAGATATTTTGAGAGGAAGAAGCTActctaa